One window of the Chlorogloeopsis sp. ULAP01 genome contains the following:
- a CDS encoding oligosaccharide flippase family protein, with product MKLDKFKLLIDRLVQNSLARNTLWMLFAQGLSLVLQAGYFVIIVRVLGVEEYGAFVGATALVAILAPFATLGSGNLLIKNVSRNRALFGEYWGNALFMIFASGSALILFVLLIAPFILPKTIPPLLVFLVAVTDLIFHRTLGTAGQAFQAVLWLSKTALLNVLPNITRLIAALALASFFSNPNALEWTFLYLSSTAVSTVIGVLLVHRNLGTPKLALSRIKPEIVEGFYFSVSFSAQTIYNDIDKTMLARLATLEATGIYAAAYRLIDVAFVPVRAILAAAYAKFFQRGVTGISGTIAFSKRLLPIAGIYGAIAGIVTFLLAPAVPYVLGDEYAGTVEALRWLAPLLFLRAMHYFAADTLTGAGFQGMRSVIQVIVAVFNVLVNLWLIPLYSWRGSAWSSLASDTFLMLGLGVLVAFLYQRQIKRLENQ from the coding sequence ATGAAGTTAGACAAATTCAAGCTCTTGATTGACCGCTTAGTCCAGAATTCTTTGGCTCGCAATACCCTGTGGATGTTGTTCGCCCAAGGACTTAGCTTAGTTTTGCAAGCTGGATACTTTGTCATTATTGTGCGAGTGCTGGGGGTAGAAGAGTATGGAGCTTTCGTGGGAGCGACTGCACTTGTAGCAATTCTAGCTCCTTTCGCTACTTTAGGAAGTGGAAATCTTCTGATTAAAAATGTATCTAGAAATCGGGCTTTGTTTGGGGAATATTGGGGAAATGCCCTGTTCATGATTTTTGCTTCTGGTTCAGCTTTAATTCTTTTTGTACTCCTGATTGCACCATTTATTTTACCTAAAACAATCCCACCTTTGTTAGTTTTTTTAGTAGCTGTAACTGATTTAATTTTTCACAGAACTTTAGGCACAGCAGGGCAAGCTTTTCAGGCTGTTCTATGGCTTAGTAAAACAGCTCTACTTAACGTTCTGCCAAACATAACAAGATTGATTGCAGCGTTGGCTTTGGCTAGCTTTTTCTCAAATCCGAATGCACTGGAATGGACATTTTTATACTTGAGCAGTACAGCAGTCTCTACCGTGATCGGAGTTCTGCTCGTCCATCGCAATCTAGGGACTCCAAAGCTAGCATTATCACGTATTAAGCCAGAAATTGTAGAAGGATTTTACTTTTCAGTCAGCTTCTCTGCCCAAACTATATACAATGATATTGATAAGACAATGCTGGCGCGTTTAGCAACATTAGAAGCTACAGGTATTTATGCGGCTGCTTACCGTTTGATTGATGTCGCTTTTGTGCCTGTACGAGCAATTTTGGCTGCTGCCTATGCAAAGTTTTTTCAACGTGGAGTTACTGGCATCAGCGGAACGATAGCTTTTTCCAAGCGGCTATTACCGATCGCAGGAATTTATGGTGCGATCGCTGGAATCGTGACATTTCTATTGGCTCCAGCTGTACCCTATGTGTTGGGTGATGAATATGCAGGTACGGTAGAAGCCTTACGTTGGTTAGCACCGCTACTCTTTCTCAGAGCCATGCATTACTTTGCTGCAGATACCTTGACAGGAGCAGGTTTTCAAGGGATGCGTAGTGTAATACAAGTGATTGTCGCTGTGTTTAACGTCTTGGTAAATCTTTGGCTAATTCCTCTGTATTCATGGAGGGGATCTGCATGGTCTAGTTTAGCTTCAGATACATTTCTCATGCTCGGTCTAGGGGTGTTAGTTGCTTTTCTCTATCAACGACAGATTAAAAGGCTTGAGAATCAATAA